The genomic segment CGTCACTGACAAGCAACATGGTAGGTGTGATGCGAATGACAGGCCCTAATATTGCGAGTCAACTTTTGACTCTGTTTGAATGTATGGACTCAACATATTCATTACATGCAAGGTAAGTTCATTGCGAGCCTGATGCCTTGATAGACGTGCACTTACCATACTTCTTGTGAAGCTCCTGATTCACCCGACATTCATCCTCCTTAACATTATGATATGTTATCCACAGTCGAGTTACCGAACCCCAAAAAGGGCCGGGGAATTTGGCTAGCGGATGGTAGAAGCGATAATACACGATTTGGTAAAGTAATTTCCACAACACATAGGCTGCAGAGAGCAGCAAAATGTTGCCAAAACTGAATAAAGTCATATTGAAGACGATGACGAACGAGTTGTAGcagagaaaaaaaagttcGGCTCTATGTTTTCCACTTGATCTGAAATTGGCATTACAATCTCGACCAAAGTCCCAAAATTGCTGATCTTCCTCCGCAACCAGTGCTGGGTCTGTTTCGGTGGAGGCCTGAAAGTTCCTCTAACTGGGTCCCTTCAACGGTGACATCGTCTCATGGGTGAGGAGTGACGGGCATAGTCCGCTTGATGTTGCATCCACTTGAACTTCCTCGGCACTTTTCCCGCCGCTAAGAGCCGACCGACTAACCACAGCGCAGCTAATTCTACAGACGCGACGTAATTGTGGAAATGTGTCGTAGCGAGCAGCAGGGACCGTGATCGGCATTTGTGGAAGGATTCCCATGGTTGTCAAACTTCTATGGAGTGATACGGCTGCGAACCTATCAAAGAAAATGATGCAAATTGCAGGCGATACTACTGGCGCCAGAAGTGGGCGAAATAGTCTAGGCAACGGTATGCCTTCACAGGGCTTTTACGCTCCAGGTAATGTCGGCCGCCCACCAAAAGTCGCATTCCTGGCCTCAAGCAGACATGTACCTCAGGTAGTTCGAATACACACGCAAGTAAATGGCAGTGTTAGTTGGATGCCTGGCACCTGAAGATCACTAACCAAGATTATTACCCCACGATTCGATTCAACACGTATTATCCGAGGAACATAGAGAGTATTGGAGGTAATTGTTGACAAGCTTGAAGTAACAGCAATGAAAGGACATAACAGTACAGGTAGGAACAGAGCTGGGACTTTGGGAGGCACACGATTGTGTTACGCACTTCCCGCGTCAAAAGCCTAGGTAGGTGTTTTCTTTAGATCTTCGAAGTCGTCTTCTTTCATTATTGATACGCGGTATGGCATTATTAGACTACAGCCTGCGGGTACTCTTGGGGATTTTACTTGTGGCAATGGTCATTACCAGCTACCCGAAAGGGTACTCGATACAGCCAACTATCCCGCAGTTACTGGGAACTGCAACATGATGCTAGATGCATCTCGAATATTCTTAAGACCATTGAACCTCAGTCTGTCGGGAGTTTCGTACGAATGGGTAAACTCGGCCGGAGATGGGAAATCACGCACCCCCCATCACCATGCAATCAATTGGCCAGTCTGTGTTACCAATTTTCCGGACGTGGACTCACGGCTCGCTCCGTCGATGACCTCGAGAACGCCAGTAACAGAGCTTTCAATCGTGTCAAGTCGATTGAGATCAAAGTTCCACTGCTTCGCGGCATCTTCACCCATAGACGTTCGAACAAATCCGGGGTGGACAGCCACGCTTACCAAGTCTGGATGTTGTATATGCAACGATTTGACCAACCAGTTAAGCGCAGCCTTACTGGGACCATAAGCGCCAGCAGGAAGAGGCTCTTGTTCTTCGATGGATCCAAGCGATGACGTGATTCCGATGAACTTCGCAGGGGGGCCGTCTGCTTCCTGCGGTCTTTCCAGGAGCGGCCAGAGACCTTGAAACACCATCAAGGGTGCGATGGTGTTGATTTCGAATGCACTCCTTAGTTCCTCGGCGGTGGTCAAGACTGAGCGCGATGCTGTGGTAGATACGGCGGCGTTGCTAATGAGAACATCGATTCGGGTGACGGCGCCGCCAGTCGCCGTATCGAAGGCTTTGCGGACGGCAGTGCTATCAGGGGCGATGTTGAAGTCAAGCAACATGACAAAAAGCTCGCTGCCGTTACCCTTGTTTACATCTCGGACGCTGGACTTCAGTGAAGAAGCAGCTTCATCATTCCTAACGGAGGCAACAACTGTTGTAGATGGTCTCGCTAACAAGGTCTTCACTAGGCCAAGGCCGATGCCTTTGTTGGTTCCAGTAATGACATAGACGGTGTTCGGCATTGTCGGACAGCGATTTATGTTGGAATCGAAGACTGCAGAGCGCGAGGCTGGGGTATAGATGGACGCTCGTTGGCGACGCAACTTATAAGACCGGTAGTTGGCAAAGGATCAGTGGAACGTGGTGATGTGTGATAAGGTTGTAGGGAGACTTTGCGGTAAAGAAGAGGTGATCAGCGGGATCGCGGCATCCACTCTAAATAAGTACAACATCGGAAGGATCAGGACCAGGGCAAGGGGTCAAGAAAAACACGTGAATCTCTTAGGGCCAATCCATCGACCATATGAGCACCTCACGTCAGCAAAAAGTGATGGTTGCGTGATATCCAGGTCTACACGCGCATACCTGTATGGCGTGCCGCAACTTCCGTGCCCACTTCTCAACCTTCTATCATTCTAATTTGTCTCTCTGTCAACATGTTCGCCTTGGCATTGCACAGAAACACTTGGTCAACGTTCAAACCAACAAATTGGCTTTCTCGTGCGCCGCATCTAGACCACCGGCAAAACCATCAGCAATTTTCAATGCCTCCAGACGCTCTTCCTCAACCTTTGCCCAAGTCCACCCTCCGAAGTCATTTACCTCTGGCGTGACGTCTGCAATGGATCCTTCAGGTTGATCCACCGAAGGAAGAACTCCTGCCGCCTGGAAGAACTTCTGCGGTGGCACAGTGAGACGACCGGCTTTGACAACGCATTTCGAGATTGCTGCCGCATAGACAAGAGGCGATGACTGGTCAGTCTTGCCTTCATCTACTTCCTTCCATGGTTGGTAGGTGGGCGACTTGCTCCCTTTCCGCTTCTCGACAAAATGGGTTACAATGTACACCCACTTCTTATCCCAGGTGAGGACTCTGCTTTGCATGTTAAAGGCAGCACCAGGCTTGATTTCCTTCTTGAAGGTGCAGGAGGTGCCTGCAAGCAGAACTTGAACACCTCTCTTGTAATCCTTGTACAGACCGCCGTCAATTGCTTGAGCTCTCAGGGCGGCGAGAAGGTCCGTCCTAGCAACATCAAGATCAGAGAAGTAGGTGCTATTTGACTTGTGCAAATTGTAGTCGGTCTCCAGCAGAGCAACCCGAGAAGGTGTGACTACCGGCTGGAAGATAGCTCCAGGTTTGTGCTCGAAAAGCCCATTCTTGGGCCACCAAATGTGGCTGAACACACGAAACTGGCATTAACATTAGGACCGATTTCTCCATAGAGTAGTCAATCATGTCCACAGCTATGACTCACATGCCAAACAAAAGGGATCCTCTTCAGGTTCAGGTACAGTAGTGCAGCTGTGGCCACTCCCCATGCTGCCTGGGCTTTGGTTGAGGCGACCGATTGCATCATCTGCTCGAGGATCTGACGAAGGCACGGCTTAGCAGCCCCCAGCGCATCTGCCATTGTTCTCCATAGCGTGGAGTCTATCATGTTAAATTCTTCTGCAGAAGCTCGTGGGATAAAAAGTCAGGTAACGTGAAGTCAAAGCCAAGACTTCGGGCTAAGCCAGATGGCCACGGAAGATATTCAAAGCCTCGACGTGGCCACACGAGTCAGTCAGTTAGCAGTGTCGTTGCAGCGAGTCATTTACCTTGAATTGATGGACTCGGATACTCTTGTTAAAAGCGGACGTTGCAAGGCGCTGCTTATCACGCGCATCCATAGTGATTGAATTCCGTCCCTTTTGAAGACTTGATGATTTCCACAAACTCCAAGTTTCACTAGGCCATTTGTAATAGTTactctaagttattagtGCTTTGGATCTgtcgtaatagctttaactatctatagacttattacacgttacgtaaccttagttatataatcaCTAAGGCCTATTTCGCTCGTACCCTCTATATTAGAGCGAGCTTCGtacttatttcttatttttaataaataactattctttttatatacgttaatactcttataataactctataataattataaacttagctctaacttagacccctatatttttattaaaaaattactttttagggattataatttattatatccttttttataatattatttaacccttattacgtttattaatcttattcttaaataaactaatattttttaaaaagattattaatatttttaaataaaaacttaattattagcgaAACTAGCCTAAGTAGTACCTCGCTCTTTAAATTAAGGCCCGGTTAAAGGACGtttaggacttattaaacttaaataactttattttcttattaaatccgttactttttactaagtctatttttttaattaaagagTACGTTAAAATAcgaaatattatttaaaattaagtatataaaatagccttaactaaatattaataaaaactcgaggagtttatttaataataaactaaatagttaaaaagcgaagctatagttaaaccttttattataattaaactcttaaataaaaacgatcgaattaagtaattagttattttaataaaactaaaggtTATAATAGCGAATTAagtacgtcttattaaaaaatacgcctcttttatttaataaaccgtatttaaaacgattttttatttataaaaaaagagattatataaattaataaattactaaatcttttttataattacttaaaaaatcttaaaaaatgtaaaaaaaagagcttattaattctttaaaCTACTCCCTTTATACCGTAATTTAGGTTCTCAAGTAGAAATACGTACTAAGTAACtctagtttatttataattataaaaaagaaatttaacgtagttataaatagggcgaactttagtattaacttattaatttaaattaaaaacttctttttaatttattattaagtaatatagcttaagctatttaaaatttagggGACCCTcgttttaaaaacctttttttatataactatacgttattttattttaaattaatctaactaagagcttattaaaattattaaattaaaataaaaagaggaaactatccttaatataaggcattatactaagatctttaataattctttatataaagaggtagtatataataagagttataaacgaacccttataatatttataatattaataagtcgctTAGATTCctctaagtaaaataaagtaattcttaatttatttattaactatttttataaaaggacttattattaaaaactaataaactatataaaaatagagcttattttaataaataaaacgaagttaaaatatatttagttaagtactaacgatacttagaaaataatttcttatttaaattaagaaaagtatattaacttttatattaactttatttagaagggttagatttatataaaacccctttttaaatagaataataataactaaggtcgttttaaaaaaataattaaaattaataagctaagtaataaaaagaactttaaAAGAACCTATTTGTTAAatatcgtagttataattattaatattagtttactttttaaactaagtataaagggGAATAggaatagtaattttattattttttttatctcttttattaacctatacttttttttaaaaagtatagttataaataactataatattatttacttcgttaataactaatcgcttttaaaactaaattttatttaataaagtaataacttagagaatatagattttaaaacggcctcttattttattattattaaaaaaacgaggattatatataatatttttataaaactaaaggggcttaaaatagagtactttaccttttataatattagttttattaagaacttttatataaacgtcgtattaaaagctcttttttagaaaactagtatttaatacttaagttttaattatattctttagtttagtaataaatttaaaaacgttattattaaatagtttaaaaagaaggttaatttagtctttttaaaatataagccttattcgtcctattttttatttagaaattagtttttatttattaatataattttaatacgtagtacttaatatttaagttctttatactaattaaagaaCGACCGATcggatatagcctagctttagtactttaaatttaaatattttatattaataatatttagaaaGCTCGTCTTAGCCGCTCGGGAGATaagaattaaaaaactaagctatttaaaatataaatattatataattacttatataaaataggttattttataacgtactttagaattaaaaataagtatttaagtaggaTCTttgtctttttataagttacgaaaacttataatataatatttaaggtcttatacttttttaaataataagtacgtatataaaaaagcatagccgtttataaaatttaataaaatataaaacgtatgataattataattaatagtaaaactcgtttttaaatataagtacgggagctaaaaataaacttaaaaaccatttttttatatataaaagaaccgAATAGAGGAGGGGAGCGAGCTAgttaggaaattattaataaagtaattaatataatattaatagctagtttattaaacgaaCTTTGaataaagattatattagctatagcttatttatataatattagccctaGGTAACGtactaactagttattattagtttaaactaaagaaatttagtttacttactattttaaataatagtaattaataaatatactaaagcttatttataatttatatccttattaagaatagatatatatatacggttatagagcgtattttttaaaaaaggattataaaaaaggaattaataaaaaacgttttaaaataaagtagaggggatatattaagtactttataagttatgtactaaacgtttataatttatataaaatctaaatcccctcgcttttaaaaattattattatttaaaatataatatttaataaaatagctttttatttaaaaaataatattaaaactataatttatttacttaagttaagggccgtaataaataaaatctaatagttATTCATAATAATCGAACTTAAGCTCTAattatttagaattataaataagaaaaggttatattaattaataataaaaaatagctattattacttatacttattttataaaaagcggataaggttataaaaaagcctaattcgtttttaaataaataaaataaataactacttattccTAAACTAACCTTAGATTTTAAGAGTCCGGAGttaaatacgaaccttatttagctaactaagattataaataaagccgtaAAGAAAGtcgatctttttattaaaaaaatcgaaaacgtaatatatatataaataaaagtaaagacttctcaaagtttttataaaaaggatctttttatttaactaaaccctaacgaacctttttaataaataagcttatattaaaaaataaaaataataaacgacttagttaataattctaatataattagtatatataattaaaaagagaataagtatattaaataaaactagaaattaaaaaactaattactaaaaatatttatttaaaacccgagttaataagagtaacttaggtagtactctttttatacttaagtaaaaagagattaggactccttttttaatatatatatacctaattagtaaaaagcggttaataaaataacctaggggtattaaatactatattattatatttatattataattagtaaaacgaagtacgttttattaactacggtctaatttaactaaatctacgtggattaattaattacctctctaaaaaaataaaagaatatttttaaaatattagaacttctaagaagttaatttataaaaataatatagttagaaatttagaagctaaaagaaataaatacttaaaaagtaattaataggaCGTTAGTTATTTCTAAGCTAATAccccttaaataagtatttaattataaattaaatagtaataattacctcgatCGCTATAAAGCGAGAATTTATGTTAGAgaggatttttaaaaacgataccCCCTAAAAAGGACCTACGTAATAACGTATTACGGCTAGAtagtcgtagtaagtatattaataaaaattagggctacaagtactaagtaaataatattatagttataaatagcttctctaaagctatatttataaatcgtaaaaaaagtaaagctttagtaattaattatagttttattaaaaggagttcttaataaaaatagctaaaaataatcgtaaaatctaatattaagttgattattaaaaaagctataaaaagtctattttcaaacttagcttaagtttatactatatataagtccgcttataaatatatcctttattaataattacttttattcgttaagtaattacttagtaaatactaataagcaattccttagagtaattataataattactttattatataattattacttcttatttatatataacttatttatagttcttttattttataaaagttactttatattcccgtactcttatatatataatatattataaccgttataagcctacggggcgggccctagtcttagttatatatattaagttataatattagatcTCTTTTCTAAaggttttatttttataaacctataAATAAGTCGTTATAGCCTAGGTTAGGGctcgttaagtagtttttttaaaaatactaagatatccgctaaatctttaatatatcgttaattaaagtttatttttaaaattaaaaagcgaggatttaagattaaaatactttacttattttattattcgtCGGGgcgaaaatataaaatagtaaagggtaaattaaagtattataaatatatatatcgtaATCGTTCTTACGACGcgactactaatattatatataattataagtttctttctttttttattaatattttttatattaattatatttataataaatcgttttttatttaaagctaataagctagaatataaaaaaaactacaagagcttcttttttaaaaacaagTAAaggccttatattatatataaactaaaataaattagtctttattaaagttaaattgtttttttaaaaaaaaaggatagtatttaaaaagggaaaagTAATTCCTAATCCTcccgatattattaataaggataagttagctactatataaaaggcgtagtttagtaatatttttaaaataattaactaaaatattataatagctaagagttttagttttaattttaattttagtattttaaaagggaTTCCTAAGAGttctagaggtttataataggttcttatatattttctttatatttatagtttttttatttaattagaaattccTATATTCTATTCCTAattctataattaataatccgttcGACTTCGTACtttagttagtttagtttaataataatataatcttttatatataaacttcttaatataggttcgagtaataaaatataaaaaacgggatagtattatactatatttagtagttttaattcgtaattaattaataagacttttttaacaattttaaaaggtttaagttttttatagtttaatttaTTGCTTAGTCGTTttgttttaatattataataaaagagataagtactatccccctttttaaaaaatagtcctctaattcttaatctatttacgttttttatacatattattatataaactcgaggtttagtaaggcttatttatagatctctttaagtttacttatatttattatagcttttatagcttatagtccttattatacttttttatatactattaattaaaatccgtagttaaggtaaaataaagattttcttatactttcgctaactatattattatatacgaactaagttattaatagaagtactacttaattatcctagttatagtttatacaataataaaagtatatctcGAGGATCTaattaatcctttttatttatttattagtttataaataaaataatatcgaTAGTTTATAGTCTATACTAAGTTACGAAATTAGGGATttctaaaactttaaaataaatagcttatttttattaaagatgattttttttttagtaaaccGTAGTTTAAGAGTATAACCTTgttaaatacgtatactaggtcttttatagtactagattttttataaaaaataaaataagtaaacttagtaagttagttaattataactaagatactattatactatattttagtaaatagttctctaaactttagtaatttaataataaagtcctatataattaattattatacttttattagtaattataatacttatagctcgctataaggtttatataggctatttttactttttttataagtcgcgtagtccttaattacttttataattttagcgtatataataaatttattataatactaacgaatccgtttttatattttaataattccttaataactatatactaatatattataaatttttataataagcttagggattatttttttaatcgggctagtactaatccttttagctattataaagagtttcgtaattagtataaaactACCGTCCttctcttatttaaaaataacttatatctTTTCGGGGAccgtaactttataattaggtcttttattaaaagtatttactttactattctctaaacctttttaataaataatttagaaattatacttaaataagaattcgctctatttaatttattattctagcacgtatagctttaacgaggtaatgcgggatattcttataaagaatatagaaagtaaatgttcatatagaagcaagaatatatgaatataggggaaataagcgtatataaaagaggtttttatagtaaagagagtaatatagttaaattactatataagaagttacttacttaacgaaaggtctaggtaggtaaatacacgcctatatataggtataaaaacctcctactagaatattctattacttattaattatgatataattaataagcgtatacgtaagtgaatgcgtaatcgtagtacgtaattccgcctcgagtaaattccaaattattcagttaccttccagtactttccattgctcacgtaagcttatataagcagtattgcttacataatcaatacctataataatctacagaaatcgtgaattaatatggtatatagtttacttacgtaatattgataataaggcgaataataaggtaaacaaagttaccttcgtaacaattatttatttaggttcttatttattataaagtttataaagttcttatagtttatatagactataactttatatttagttctaaataactaTGGTTTCTATTCTTAAAAtaccttaataattactattagttccttattatagatttactaatttaattctactctataaaatactttagaatagaagtaatataaataaagctttttttactcattttattatcctaaaactatttttatagtaaagtCTGAAGTATTAATCTCGATTTTAAAAGGGTTTTAAGGGtttaggattataataactagtttagaaacgactatattcttaattttaataaatacttttttatacttaaaatcttaaataaataggttatcttttcgtattaaattattaagaggtctaattatattagtataatctttaaggaattattaataaaagttaataaatcctAAGAATCCCTATACGTTTTTAACgttctataatataaact from the Colletotrichum lupini chromosome 3, complete sequence genome contains:
- a CDS encoding short-chain dehydrogenase/reductase family oxidoreductase gives rise to the protein MADALGAAKPCLRQILEQMMQSVASTKAQAAWGVATAALLYLNLKRIPFVWHFRVFSHIWWPKNGLFEHKPGAIFQPVVTPSRVALLETDYNLHKSNSTYFSDLDVARTDLLAALRAQAIDGGLYKDYKRGVQVLLAGTSCTFKKEIKPGAAFNMQSRVLTWDKKWVYIVTHFVEKRKGSKSPTYQPWKEVDEGKTDQSSPLVYAAAISKCVVKAGRLTVPPQKFFQAAGVLPSVDQPEGSIADVTPELRRQRASIYTPASRSAVFDSNINRCPTMPNTVYVITGTNKGIGLGLVKTLLARPSTTVVASVRNDEAASSLKSSVRDVNKGNGSELFVMLLDFNIAPDSTAVRKAFDTATGGAVTRIDVLISNAAVSTTASRSVLTTAEELRSAFEINTIAPLMVFQGLWPLLERPQEADGPPAKFIGITSSLGSIEEQEPLPAGAYGPSKAALNWLVKSLHIQHPDLVSVAVHPGFVRTSMGEDAAKQWNFDLNRLDTIESSVTGVLEVIDGASRESTSGKLVTQTGQLIAW